Proteins from a single region of Runella sp. SP2:
- a CDS encoding phosphatase — MISDISAIFTQLGGEFITPVSELAEKLSSIKAFIFDWDGVFNDGTKNEQGSSNFSEVDSMGTNLLRFGWWLSQASMPYTAVISGERNLLSFQLVQREHYHACYFRIKHKIEALEHFMSSRGLKASEVAFFFDDALDLSIAEQCGVRILIRHKGNPLFQQYVIKNKLVDYITAQDGGNFAVREGCELMLGLQGVHDQTIDERLRFYPHYNSYLTERQAIQSQFFTLANGQFEPQSV; from the coding sequence ATGATTTCTGACATAAGCGCTATTTTTACCCAACTTGGGGGAGAATTTATTACGCCAGTTTCTGAATTGGCAGAAAAACTATCGTCGATCAAAGCTTTTATTTTTGACTGGGACGGCGTCTTTAACGACGGCACCAAAAACGAACAAGGCAGCAGTAATTTCAGCGAAGTTGACTCCATGGGAACCAACCTCCTGCGTTTTGGCTGGTGGCTTTCGCAAGCATCTATGCCTTACACGGCCGTCATTTCGGGTGAACGAAATTTGCTGTCGTTTCAACTTGTGCAGCGAGAACATTACCATGCTTGTTATTTTCGGATAAAGCACAAAATCGAAGCACTTGAACATTTTATGAGCAGCCGAGGACTGAAAGCCAGCGAAGTAGCCTTCTTTTTTGACGATGCCCTCGATTTATCCATCGCCGAGCAGTGTGGCGTGCGGATTCTGATACGCCACAAAGGCAACCCGCTTTTTCAGCAGTACGTCATCAAAAACAAGCTTGTTGATTACATCACAGCCCAAGACGGCGGCAACTTTGCCGTGCGCGAAGGTTGTGAGTTGATGCTTGGCTTGCAGGGAGTCCACGACCAAACCATCGACGAGCGGTTGCGGTTTTATCCTCATTACAACAGCTACCTCACCGAGCGACAAGCCATTCAAAGTCAATTTTTTACCCTTGCCAACGGCCAATTTGAACCACAGTCCGTCTAA
- a CDS encoding DUF6580 family putative transport protein: protein MKQSINPRFTTLLCFILALALIRIINVAQPSAIANFTPIGAMGLFAGAYFSQRGKALFFPLLTLFISDMVINNVIYGGQYGFIYDGWYWVYGTFALIVLLGNVLLKKVSLRNVIAASIAAAITHWILSDFTVWLSGGTDIRTQLPLSRDWAGLQQALAQGFPFMRNFLAGTLAYGALFFGSFELLKVRFPQLSVVK, encoded by the coding sequence ATGAAACAATCAATCAATCCTCGTTTTACGACCCTGCTGTGCTTCATTCTTGCCCTTGCGTTGATTCGCATTATCAACGTAGCACAGCCCTCAGCCATCGCCAACTTCACACCCATTGGAGCCATGGGGCTATTTGCGGGTGCTTATTTTTCGCAGCGCGGGAAAGCCTTATTTTTTCCCCTTCTGACCCTTTTTATCAGCGATATGGTCATCAATAACGTGATTTATGGCGGCCAGTATGGTTTTATTTACGACGGCTGGTATTGGGTATATGGTACTTTTGCGTTAATAGTCCTCCTTGGCAATGTGCTCTTAAAAAAAGTGAGCCTCAGAAACGTTATAGCGGCCAGCATTGCGGCAGCCATCACTCATTGGATTTTGTCTGATTTTACGGTCTGGTTAAGCGGCGGAACTGACATTCGTACGCAGCTACCCCTCAGTCGCGACTGGGCTGGGCTACAACAAGCATTGGCACAAGGTTTCCCTTTTATGCGCAATTTCCTAGCAGGTACACTTGCCTACGGTGCGCTTTTCTTTGGAAGCTTTGAATTACTCAAAGTTCGTTTTCCACAATTATCAGTGGTTAAATGA
- a CDS encoding outer membrane beta-barrel protein yields MNLKHKLLLFFAFLTFGASAQTLYLKPHFGVKAGLNIARSTYSPNFIYSLKRQSHPNLGVFFRYRTPDRKWVFQPEVQLSVRGGTFKGEFQVVRNNFNYGSFVPTVGYTITEGLTLEVAPEISYLLHNPNTIVPLRKNEFSLGSGLRFDFMDMAEDFSLNLRYVHGFTNISSTSTESLYNRTLQVSVIYNFYKKK; encoded by the coding sequence ATGAATTTGAAACACAAATTATTACTTTTTTTCGCGTTTTTAACCTTCGGTGCTTCGGCCCAAACACTCTATCTTAAACCACATTTTGGGGTAAAGGCAGGTTTGAACATTGCGCGAAGTACCTATTCTCCAAACTTTATTTATAGCCTCAAACGCCAATCACACCCTAATTTGGGCGTCTTTTTTCGTTATCGTACGCCCGATAGAAAATGGGTATTCCAGCCAGAAGTACAGCTTTCTGTACGCGGAGGAACGTTTAAAGGTGAGTTTCAGGTAGTTCGCAATAACTTTAACTACGGAAGTTTTGTACCAACGGTGGGCTATACCATCACCGAAGGTCTTACGTTGGAAGTAGCTCCCGAAATTAGCTACTTGCTTCATAACCCAAACACGATTGTTCCCCTTCGTAAAAATGAGTTTAGTTTAGGCTCTGGGCTTCGCTTTGATTTTATGGACATGGCCGAAGACTTTAGCCTCAACCTTCGCTACGTACACGGTTTTACCAATATTTCGAGCACTTCCACCGAGTCGCTCTACAACCGCACGTTACAGGTATCGGTCATCTATAACTTCTACAAGAAAAAATAA
- a CDS encoding YqgE/AlgH family protein: MPIKKPTTGKLLIAEPFLGDSNFERSVVFMCEHNEQGTFGLILNQTTNLSLNDVLREPVVNNLPLYLGGPVEQNTLHFLHQLPFIEDAIPVGKNCFWSGDFEQIVSLLNVGKITEQDIRFFIGYSGWSGGQLEEEINQNAWIVADAEPSFLFDTPSEQLWRAVLRRMGGEYRVKSHYPTDPSLN; encoded by the coding sequence GTGCCAATAAAAAAGCCCACTACAGGAAAACTTTTGATTGCAGAACCCTTCTTAGGAGACTCCAATTTTGAGCGAAGTGTTGTGTTCATGTGTGAGCACAACGAGCAAGGTACGTTTGGGCTGATTTTGAATCAAACCACCAATCTGAGTTTGAACGATGTTTTGCGCGAGCCCGTTGTCAACAACCTTCCTTTGTATTTGGGCGGGCCTGTCGAGCAAAACACCTTGCATTTTTTACACCAACTCCCGTTTATTGAAGATGCCATTCCAGTAGGCAAAAACTGTTTCTGGAGTGGTGATTTTGAACAAATTGTAAGCCTTCTCAACGTTGGCAAAATAACCGAGCAAGATATACGTTTTTTCATTGGGTATTCAGGCTGGTCGGGAGGACAACTGGAGGAAGAAATAAACCAAAATGCGTGGATTGTGGCCGATGCCGAGCCATCATTTTTATTTGACACTCCTTCCGAACAGCTGTGGAGAGCAGTTTTGAGACGAATGGGAGGCGAGTATAGGGTCAAATCACATTATCCAACCGACCCTAGCTTGAATTAG
- a CDS encoding diphthine--ammonia ligase, with amino-acid sequence MKHKTLMNWSGGKDSALSLYHVLQHPTMEVTQLLTTVNEAYGRVSMHGVREELLDQQAKAIGLPLVKLRLPETVSMEEYHHRMAETLTPLVASGITHSVFGDIFLEDLRQHREERLRPLGLTGVFPLWKRDSLELLNEFWAKGFQTIVVSVNGDVLDKSFCGRVLDADFVKDLPSHIDPCGENGEFHTFVFDAPYFSESIRFHIGETVEKTYHYTTAEGTAITTTYFFTDLVPPMPIQ; translated from the coding sequence ATGAAACACAAAACCCTCATGAACTGGTCAGGAGGCAAAGATTCTGCTTTGTCTCTTTATCACGTTTTGCAACACCCCACCATGGAAGTAACGCAGCTACTGACGACGGTCAATGAAGCGTATGGGCGGGTGTCGATGCACGGTGTGCGAGAAGAACTTCTTGACCAGCAAGCAAAAGCCATAGGGCTGCCGCTTGTCAAGCTTCGACTGCCCGAAACCGTTTCGATGGAAGAATACCACCACCGTATGGCTGAGACATTGACGCCTTTGGTAGCATCGGGCATAACTCATTCGGTCTTTGGTGATATTTTTTTGGAAGACCTTCGACAACACCGCGAAGAGCGATTGCGTCCACTGGGACTAACGGGCGTTTTTCCCTTATGGAAACGGGATTCACTCGAACTATTGAACGAGTTTTGGGCCAAAGGGTTCCAAACTATCGTCGTGAGTGTCAATGGCGATGTGCTTGACAAATCGTTTTGCGGACGGGTGTTGGATGCCGATTTTGTCAAAGATTTACCTTCACACATCGACCCTTGCGGCGAAAATGGGGAGTTTCACACCTTTGTTTTTGACGCTCCCTATTTTTCAGAATCAATCCGTTTTCACATCGGCGAAACGGTCGAAAAAACGTACCATTATACCACCGCCGAAGGCACCGCCATCACGACTACTTATTTTTTTACTGACTTAGTTCCCCCAATGCCTATTCAGTAG
- a CDS encoding glycosyltransferase family 9 protein yields MPLKVLVIRFSSIGDIVLTTPVIRCLKTQRSDIELHYVTKASYRFLIADNPYIDKIHVLEESLWGLIGKLRQEKFDVIIDLHNNLRTLQLKTALGVESYSFNKLNWEKWLFVNLKVKAMPSVHIVDRYLDAVRKLGVVNDDRGLDYFIPYKDIIEPDWLPITHQHGYVAYAIGGQHETKKLPLERMIELCQKISYPIVLLGGKEDADNGEAIERALGKERVYNACGKCNFNQSASLVQQSKLVFSHDTGLMHVAAAFKKKVYSIWGNTVPEFGMYPYQTNFVILENRQLDCRPCSKIGNKRCPKGHFKCMNELSFQFEIKELKPQQRP; encoded by the coding sequence ATGCCATTAAAAGTCTTGGTGATTCGGTTTTCTTCCATTGGTGACATTGTGCTGACGACACCCGTGATACGATGCCTCAAAACGCAACGTTCTGATATTGAACTCCATTACGTAACCAAGGCTTCGTATCGGTTTTTGATTGCCGATAATCCTTACATTGACAAAATCCACGTGTTGGAAGAAAGCCTTTGGGGGCTTATCGGGAAGCTACGGCAAGAGAAGTTTGATGTCATCATCGATTTGCACAATAACCTCCGTACCCTCCAATTAAAAACGGCGTTGGGAGTCGAATCGTATAGTTTTAATAAGTTAAACTGGGAAAAATGGCTGTTTGTCAACCTTAAAGTAAAGGCCATGCCCAGCGTACACATCGTCGATCGGTACCTTGATGCCGTCCGAAAGTTGGGAGTCGTCAACGATGACCGAGGGCTAGATTATTTTATTCCTTACAAAGACATCATTGAACCCGATTGGTTGCCCATCACGCACCAACATGGCTACGTCGCCTATGCCATCGGCGGGCAACATGAAACCAAAAAACTACCCTTGGAACGGATGATTGAGCTTTGTCAGAAAATCAGCTATCCGATTGTGTTATTGGGGGGAAAAGAAGATGCCGACAATGGAGAAGCGATTGAGCGGGCGTTGGGAAAAGAACGGGTGTATAATGCGTGCGGCAAATGCAATTTCAACCAGTCGGCGTCGCTGGTGCAGCAATCGAAACTGGTTTTTAGCCACGATACGGGTCTGATGCACGTGGCGGCGGCTTTCAAGAAAAAAGTATATTCGATTTGGGGTAATACCGTCCCCGAATTTGGGATGTATCCTTACCAAACCAACTTTGTAATTCTGGAAAACCGCCAACTTGATTGCCGCCCGTGTTCTAAAATTGGCAATAAACGCTGCCCCAAAGGACACTTTAAGTGCATGAACGAGCTTTCGTTTCAGTTTGAAATCAAAGAGCTTAAACCACAGCAGCGGCCATAA
- a CDS encoding iron-sulfur cluster assembly accessory protein, whose product MANAQPIRISETAKREIIDTLTANKIPDSYGLRVGMKGGGCVGQFLLGFDTPTEHDQVYDIDAIKVIIDKRHLMYVIGTEVDFEETDNGAGFTVVK is encoded by the coding sequence ATGGCAAACGCTCAACCTATTCGGATTTCAGAGACGGCAAAACGCGAAATTATTGACACCCTTACGGCCAATAAAATACCTGACAGCTACGGTCTGCGCGTTGGAATGAAAGGTGGTGGATGCGTTGGGCAATTTTTGTTAGGCTTTGATACACCTACCGAACACGACCAAGTATATGACATTGACGCCATCAAAGTAATCATCGACAAACGCCACTTAATGTATGTCATAGGCACGGAAGTCGATTTTGAAGAAACTGACAATGGGGCAGGCTTTACGGTCGTAAAATAA
- the nuoB gene encoding NADH-quinone oxidoreductase subunit NuoB: MDLQNNRLKTGDGGVIVTSVEDLLNWSRLSSLWPMGFGLACCAIEMMASYASNYDLERFGIFPRPSPRQSDVMIVAGTVTFKMADRIRRLYEQMPEPRYVISMGSCSNCGGPYWEHGYHVVKGVDRIIPVDVYVPGCPPRPEALIGGFLKLQEKISNEHPLAPTLLLEIEKENV; the protein is encoded by the coding sequence ATGGATTTACAGAACAATAGACTCAAAACAGGAGATGGCGGGGTGATTGTCACCAGCGTCGAAGACTTACTCAATTGGTCGCGGCTTTCGTCGCTCTGGCCGATGGGATTTGGATTGGCCTGTTGCGCCATCGAAATGATGGCCTCGTACGCGTCCAACTACGACCTTGAGCGTTTCGGAATTTTTCCACGGCCTTCGCCTCGCCAGTCGGACGTAATGATTGTGGCAGGCACCGTAACGTTCAAAATGGCCGACCGAATCCGACGCCTTTATGAGCAAATGCCCGAACCTCGCTACGTGATTTCGATGGGAAGCTGCTCCAACTGCGGCGGGCCTTACTGGGAGCATGGCTACCACGTCGTGAAAGGAGTAGATAGAATCATCCCTGTGGACGTGTATGTGCCAGGCTGCCCACCGCGCCCCGAGGCATTGATTGGTGGGTTTTTGAAATTGCAGGAAAAAATTAGCAACGAACACCCACTTGCACCTACGCTTTTGCTCGAAATAGAAAAAGAAAACGTGTAG
- a CDS encoding GAF domain-containing protein, translating to MAETLHLPQTTDRALIYEHLYPQIEALVEGETDLIANLANIAAALKEAFQFFWVGFYIAKNGQLVLGPFQGPIACTRIQYHRGVCGACYTRRETIIVPDVEQFPGHIACSSASKSEIVLPVFGVNGEVVIVLDVDSDQLNDFSEVDAEGLEKITALIGRLMAAAVV from the coding sequence ATGGCCGAAACACTTCATCTTCCGCAAACAACCGACCGCGCTCTTATTTATGAGCACCTTTATCCACAAATTGAAGCCCTTGTGGAAGGAGAAACTGACCTCATTGCCAATCTTGCCAACATTGCGGCAGCGCTCAAAGAGGCATTTCAGTTTTTTTGGGTAGGGTTTTATATCGCTAAAAACGGGCAACTGGTACTTGGCCCTTTCCAAGGCCCCATTGCCTGCACCCGTATCCAGTATCATCGGGGCGTATGTGGTGCTTGTTATACCCGCCGCGAAACCATCATTGTACCTGACGTTGAGCAGTTTCCTGGGCACATTGCGTGCAGTTCGGCCTCAAAATCAGAAATCGTGTTGCCCGTTTTTGGTGTTAACGGCGAAGTAGTGATAGTGCTTGATGTTGACAGTGACCAGCTCAATGATTTTTCAGAAGTGGACGCCGAAGGCTTGGAAAAAATCACCGCGCTGATTGGCCGCCTTATGGCCGCTGCTGTGGTTTAA
- a CDS encoding T9SS type A sorting domain-containing protein, with product MRGLLILLAVLCTQLSFGQGFVDLTSESETTKWLPDGSLSHTFTNLGTPAVTVTANIQGAINRFNNNTPRSDSRGLWLSMNLGSRTQVVTISFTFSDPVTNLSFALLGIDRELSFSNYQDRVAIEAYDDKNAGILPTITYNPNTAFLSNGTASHIKVLSGFNTDPLDTTRATVTFRNSGVKRFTLTYGSGSDARNGALSTQSIFLSSLSWSNIVPVQLMYFRGKAEAERVRLSWATALEINSSHFNVERSTDLKEFATIGKLTSAGDSRQVINYSFLDEAPLPGVNYYRLKQVDKDGTSDYSKIIAVSPQAEATQFVIYPNPSDGSSVRLQFDNLELDRLRLITMLGQEIPFDIQATSNNSLTIRPHKILENGLYFMTYQTPDRGRVSQKLWVTR from the coding sequence ATGAGGGGTTTATTGATTTTGTTGGCGGTACTTTGCACTCAACTTTCGTTCGGGCAGGGCTTTGTTGACCTAACGTCGGAATCAGAAACCACCAAATGGCTTCCCGACGGGTCATTGTCACATACTTTTACCAACTTAGGTACACCTGCCGTGACCGTAACAGCCAACATTCAAGGAGCTATCAACCGTTTTAACAATAATACTCCACGTAGTGACTCGCGGGGGCTGTGGTTGAGTATGAACCTCGGAAGCCGTACGCAGGTCGTCACGATTTCTTTCACTTTTAGCGACCCCGTCACAAACTTATCGTTTGCTTTATTGGGAATTGACCGTGAGTTGAGCTTTAGTAATTACCAAGATCGCGTGGCTATTGAAGCTTACGATGACAAAAATGCGGGGATTTTACCCACAATTACTTATAACCCCAATACTGCCTTTTTGTCTAACGGGACAGCATCACACATTAAAGTATTATCTGGTTTCAATACCGACCCCTTAGATACAACCCGTGCAACCGTCACTTTTCGTAATAGCGGCGTAAAACGTTTTACACTCACCTATGGCAGTGGAAGTGACGCAAGAAACGGTGCACTTAGTACCCAAAGTATCTTCTTGTCAAGTCTTTCGTGGTCAAATATTGTCCCTGTACAATTGATGTATTTTCGAGGAAAAGCGGAAGCTGAACGGGTACGACTTTCTTGGGCAACAGCGCTCGAAATCAACAGTAGCCATTTCAACGTGGAGCGAAGTACCGATTTAAAAGAATTTGCTACGATTGGGAAACTCACCTCCGCAGGCGACTCTCGTCAAGTTATTAATTACAGCTTTTTGGATGAAGCACCACTCCCTGGCGTCAATTATTACCGACTCAAGCAAGTGGACAAAGACGGCACGTCGGATTATTCAAAAATTATAGCTGTTAGTCCTCAGGCCGAGGCAACGCAGTTTGTTATTTATCCAAACCCATCGGATGGGAGCAGTGTCCGCCTACAGTTTGATAATCTTGAGCTTGACCGTTTGCGACTGATAACGATGTTGGGACAAGAAATTCCGTTTGATATTCAGGCAACTTCTAACAATAGCCTTACGATTCGGCCTCATAAAATCCTGGAAAATGGGCTTTATTTTATGACGTACCAAACGCCTGACCGAGGCCGCGTCTCTCAAAAGTTATGGGTTACTCGCTAG
- a CDS encoding DUF2147 domain-containing protein → MKKVKVVLFMTFLSLQLFAQGNPDACLGTWLTGSKKGHVQIYKQGDKYFGKIIWLKEPNDEATGKPKLDKNNPDAQKKSRPILGMINLNNFAYDGDNVWEGGKIYDPENGKEYSCKMKLVSANQLDVRGFIGVSLIGRTDTWIRVK, encoded by the coding sequence ATGAAAAAAGTAAAAGTAGTGCTTTTCATGACATTTTTGTCGCTTCAACTCTTCGCGCAAGGAAATCCAGATGCTTGTCTAGGGACATGGTTGACAGGTTCTAAAAAGGGACACGTCCAAATCTACAAACAAGGTGACAAATATTTTGGTAAAATTATTTGGCTCAAAGAACCCAACGATGAGGCTACAGGCAAACCAAAGTTGGACAAAAATAACCCAGACGCACAAAAGAAATCGCGCCCTATCTTGGGCATGATTAATTTGAACAACTTTGCTTATGATGGCGACAACGTATGGGAAGGTGGTAAAATCTACGACCCTGAAAACGGAAAAGAGTACAGTTGTAAAATGAAATTGGTGAGCGCTAATCAGCTCGACGTAAGAGGGTTTATTGGCGTATCACTCATCGGCCGTACTGATACTTGGATAAGAGTTAAATAA
- a CDS encoding anthranilate synthase component I family protein, with protein MTTTDTTFKISTQSRKLLGDMLTPVGVYLKLRDKFPYTVMLESAEYHGMEHGFSVIACDPVASFVIDEDVVTQTFPDGSEETFPLPYRKQAMQKLHDFIHRFDAPKNEHPFINGGLFGHITYDSVEYFEDIEIQEKTPDNAIPQMVYRVYRFVIAFNHFKDEVYLFEHDYGVTRDDANHSKSMGMDLDSLEMIVKAPKMATFRFKAQESEQSNVTDPEMEGIIQQCINHCLRGDVFQIVPSRRFSKKFEGDEFNVYRALRSVNPSPYLFFFDFGGYKVFGSSPEKQIFIKNGHAEIHPIAGTFRRTGDDEKDAELARQLAADPKETAEHVMLVDLARNDLSRSCDVVKVETYKEAQFFSHVIHLVSKVTGKMSEGVNPLQLVADTFPAGTLSGAPKHNAMTIINRLERTNRSIYGGALGHISFNGDFNHCITIRTFLSKNNTLFYQAGMGVVAKSNIASEMQEVNNKLAALRKAIEFANEL; from the coding sequence ATGACAACCACCGACACTACCTTCAAAATCAGTACCCAAAGCAGAAAATTGCTAGGTGACATGCTTACGCCCGTGGGCGTTTATCTCAAACTTCGCGATAAGTTTCCTTACACTGTCATGCTCGAAAGCGCGGAGTATCACGGCATGGAACACGGCTTTAGCGTCATCGCTTGCGACCCCGTTGCTTCTTTTGTCATCGACGAAGATGTTGTTACTCAAACCTTTCCTGACGGAAGTGAAGAAACATTTCCTTTGCCTTATCGTAAACAGGCCATGCAAAAGTTGCATGATTTTATCCACCGCTTCGACGCGCCTAAAAACGAGCACCCTTTTATCAATGGAGGTTTGTTTGGGCATATTACGTACGATTCGGTTGAGTATTTTGAAGACATTGAGATTCAAGAAAAAACCCCTGACAATGCCATTCCGCAAATGGTTTATCGGGTATATCGATTTGTAATTGCCTTCAACCACTTCAAAGACGAAGTATATCTTTTTGAACACGATTACGGCGTAACGCGCGACGACGCGAATCATAGCAAGTCGATGGGTATGGACTTAGACTCGCTCGAAATGATTGTAAAAGCGCCAAAAATGGCTACATTCCGCTTTAAAGCCCAAGAAAGTGAGCAGAGCAACGTAACCGACCCCGAAATGGAGGGTATCATCCAACAATGCATCAACCACTGCTTGCGCGGCGACGTTTTTCAGATTGTTCCATCAAGAAGGTTCAGCAAAAAATTTGAAGGTGACGAGTTCAACGTTTACCGTGCTTTGCGTTCGGTGAACCCTTCACCCTACTTGTTTTTCTTCGATTTTGGCGGATACAAAGTGTTTGGTTCGTCGCCCGAGAAACAAATCTTTATCAAAAACGGCCACGCCGAAATCCACCCCATTGCAGGAACATTCCGCCGCACTGGCGACGACGAAAAAGACGCCGAACTAGCCCGTCAACTCGCCGCTGACCCCAAAGAAACGGCCGAACACGTGATGCTCGTTGACCTTGCGCGTAATGATTTGAGTCGTAGCTGCGACGTGGTAAAAGTAGAAACCTACAAAGAAGCTCAGTTTTTCTCGCACGTCATTCACCTTGTCTCGAAAGTAACAGGCAAGATGAGTGAAGGAGTAAACCCGCTTCAACTTGTGGCAGATACATTCCCCGCAGGAACGCTTTCGGGAGCACCCAAACACAACGCCATGACCATCATTAATCGACTCGAACGTACCAATCGTAGCATTTATGGTGGCGCACTTGGGCATATTAGTTTCAACGGCGACTTCAACCACTGCATTACGATTCGTACATTTTTGAGTAAAAACAATACGTTGTTTTACCAAGCTGGCATGGGAGTTGTAGCCAAGTCAAATATTGCCTCTGAAATGCAAGAAGTGAATAACAAACTAGCCGCCTTGAGAAAGGCAATTGAGTTTGCTAATGAATTGTAA
- a CDS encoding DUF2795 domain-containing protein: protein MYWTLELASYLEDAPWPATKDELIDFAIRTGAPLEVVENLQELEDDGQPYESIEEIWPDYPTKDDFFFNEDEY, encoded by the coding sequence ATGTATTGGACATTGGAACTAGCCTCCTATTTAGAAGACGCGCCTTGGCCCGCTACAAAAGATGAATTAATTGACTTTGCTATTCGCACAGGAGCACCGTTAGAAGTAGTTGAAAACCTTCAAGAACTTGAAGACGATGGTCAACCCTACGAAAGTATCGAGGAGATTTGGCCAGATTACCCTACCAAAGACGACTTCTTCTTCAACGAAGACGAATACTGA
- a CDS encoding bifunctional precorrin-2 dehydrogenase/sirohydrochlorin ferrochelatase, with the protein MNTLFPVFLKLEQLHVLIVGGGYVGLEKLTAVLANSPQTQVTLIAPEIREEIKELAAAHPSVELIYSRYEPHFLEGRDIVIVGTNDKAVNHQVQQDCKARKILVNVADTPELCDFYLSSVVKKGDLKIAISTNGKSPTFAKRFREVLEEILPDSLQATLDNLQQIRNKLKGDFQDKLEKLNEITNVMK; encoded by the coding sequence GTGAATACGCTTTTTCCTGTTTTTTTGAAACTAGAACAACTTCACGTACTCATCGTAGGTGGTGGGTACGTGGGGTTGGAAAAACTAACGGCCGTTTTGGCCAATTCTCCCCAAACGCAAGTAACGCTCATTGCTCCCGAAATCCGCGAAGAAATTAAAGAATTGGCGGCTGCTCACCCTAGTGTTGAATTGATTTATAGTCGTTACGAACCACATTTTCTAGAAGGTCGCGATATTGTGATTGTCGGTACCAACGACAAAGCGGTCAATCACCAAGTACAACAAGATTGCAAAGCTCGTAAGATTTTGGTCAACGTAGCTGATACGCCCGAGTTGTGTGATTTTTATTTGAGTTCGGTCGTGAAAAAGGGTGATTTAAAGATTGCAATTTCTACCAACGGAAAGTCCCCAACCTTCGCCAAACGCTTTCGAGAGGTGTTAGAAGAGATTTTGCCCGATTCGCTGCAAGCAACGTTGGATAATTTGCAACAAATCAGAAATAAGCTCAAAGGAGATTTTCAGGATAAACTCGAAAAACTCAATGAAATTACCAACGTGATGAAATAG
- a CDS encoding NADH-quinone oxidoreductase subunit C gives MTFSEITQVLTEQFGIDSFSVVNQKANQPIVQIQASQLFELCQFLANDERLFFDYLACITGIDNGPAANTMEVIYHLTSIPYEHNLAIKVIAERPADGTPPKVPSVSSIWRTADWHERETYDLVGIFFENHPDLRRILLPNDWHGHPLRKDYQAQEFYHGIKVIY, from the coding sequence ATGACATTTTCAGAAATAACGCAGGTACTAACCGAACAGTTTGGGATAGATTCGTTTTCGGTCGTCAACCAAAAAGCCAACCAACCCATTGTGCAAATTCAGGCAAGCCAGTTGTTCGAACTGTGTCAGTTTTTGGCCAATGACGAACGTTTGTTTTTTGATTATTTAGCCTGTATTACGGGCATCGACAACGGCCCAGCTGCCAACACGATGGAAGTAATTTATCATTTGACGTCGATTCCGTATGAGCATAATTTAGCCATCAAAGTCATCGCTGAGCGCCCTGCTGATGGCACACCGCCCAAGGTACCTTCGGTATCCTCCATTTGGCGAACGGCTGATTGGCACGAACGAGAAACGTACGATTTGGTCGGAATTTTCTTTGAAAACCACCCCGACTTGCGGCGCATTCTACTTCCCAACGATTGGCATGGGCACCCGCTTCGCAAGGACTACCAAGCGCAAGAATTCTATCATGGCATAAAAGTAATTTATTGA